Proteins encoded by one window of Dietzia sp. B32:
- a CDS encoding flavin reductase family protein, with protein sequence MRIVHTPDDPPAKGMYALLTASITPRPIAWVSTISADGVPNLAPYSFFTVACADPAILSVTSIGHKDTYRNVVDTGEFVVNIGTESLMEVMNATSAPVGPEVDEFEMQGLTADPSDVVAPPRVAEAPIAFECVRHDVIDLGTSAMLLGRVVSVTIDDEMLADDGLPDFGSLLPPSRLGRHQWGYAPRTRELPRPRK encoded by the coding sequence ATGCGCATCGTTCACACCCCGGATGATCCCCCCGCCAAGGGCATGTACGCCCTGCTCACCGCGTCGATCACCCCGCGCCCGATCGCGTGGGTGTCGACGATCTCCGCCGACGGGGTGCCCAACCTCGCCCCGTACTCCTTCTTCACCGTCGCCTGCGCCGACCCGGCGATCCTGTCCGTGACCTCGATCGGCCACAAGGACACCTACCGCAACGTCGTGGACACCGGCGAGTTCGTGGTGAACATCGGCACCGAGTCGCTGATGGAGGTCATGAACGCGACCTCGGCGCCCGTCGGTCCGGAGGTCGACGAGTTCGAGATGCAGGGTCTGACGGCGGATCCGTCGGACGTCGTCGCACCGCCACGGGTGGCCGAGGCGCCGATCGCGTTCGAGTGCGTACGCCACGACGTGATCGACCTGGGCACCAGTGCGATGCTGCTCGGGCGGGTGGTGAGCGTGACCATCGATGACGAGATGCTCGCCGACGACGGCCTGCCCGACTTCGGATCACTGCTGCCGCCCTCACGGTTGGGCCGCCACCAGTGGGGGTACGCCCCGCGCACGCGAGAACTGCCGCGGCCGAGGAAGTAG
- the menD gene encoding 2-succinyl-5-enolpyruvyl-6-hydroxy-3-cyclohexene-1-carboxylic-acid synthase: MNPTVSNPSTAQARVLVDELIRHGITDAVLCPGSRSAPLALALAAAERSGRLALHVRIDERAAGFTALGLALGSKRPVPVVVTSGTAVANLHPAMVEAAHSGVPLLALTANRPPELRGTGANQTIDQVGLFGPHARAVVELGAAGDPEAEHRHWRSAIGRAILTATAHADPGPVQVDIAFREPLVPGEGDEDFALGSDAAGNDDDDEVGGSSGAGRLPAGRADGRPWVQRAGAGVDSAPAESAVAVDLTRPTLVISGVGAAPVSGLVTVPTVAEPGAPVPLHPVHPLAIPALRPQQVVVTGRPTLHRAVTRLLADPDVDLVILDAGPRSPNPTGSAAELADSVLTGWGVDQGWTETTARADARARAAVDRLLDRHLESGAPTGLHVARAVARGVRAGDNLVVGASNAVRDLSFVGPLDPDVAMYANRGASGIDGTVSTAIGVALSAPGRTVALVGDLTFLHDVSGLLLGPRERHPDDLTIVVADDDGGGIFSLLEQGDPRLAADFERVFGTPHGTDLGALCAGFGVPFTDTDPAGLEALLAQPAFPHGHRDIVPEGLRVVRVATDRQGLRDLHAALRAEAVADG; the protein is encoded by the coding sequence ATGAACCCCACCGTGAGCAACCCGAGTACCGCGCAGGCCCGTGTCCTGGTCGACGAGTTGATCCGCCACGGGATCACCGACGCGGTCCTTTGCCCGGGTTCGCGCAGCGCCCCGTTGGCCCTGGCCCTGGCCGCCGCCGAACGGTCCGGCCGACTCGCCCTGCACGTGCGGATCGACGAACGCGCTGCCGGGTTCACGGCGCTGGGGCTCGCGCTGGGGTCGAAGCGGCCGGTCCCCGTCGTCGTCACCTCCGGCACGGCGGTGGCCAACCTGCACCCGGCGATGGTGGAGGCCGCGCATTCGGGAGTGCCGCTCCTCGCGCTCACGGCCAACCGGCCGCCCGAGCTCCGCGGGACCGGCGCCAACCAGACCATCGACCAGGTGGGGCTGTTCGGCCCGCACGCGCGGGCGGTCGTCGAACTCGGCGCGGCGGGGGACCCGGAAGCGGAGCACCGGCACTGGCGGTCGGCGATCGGCCGGGCGATCCTCACCGCCACCGCGCACGCCGACCCGGGTCCGGTGCAGGTCGACATCGCGTTCCGCGAGCCGCTCGTGCCGGGCGAGGGCGACGAGGACTTCGCCCTCGGGTCAGACGCAGCGGGGAACGACGACGACGACGAGGTCGGCGGCAGCTCGGGGGCCGGTCGTCTGCCGGCGGGGCGTGCGGACGGTCGCCCGTGGGTGCAGCGGGCGGGAGCGGGGGTCGACTCCGCGCCCGCCGAGTCGGCCGTGGCGGTGGATCTCACGCGGCCCACGTTGGTCATCTCGGGGGTCGGGGCGGCCCCGGTCTCGGGTCTGGTGACGGTGCCGACGGTGGCCGAACCCGGGGCGCCCGTCCCGCTGCACCCCGTGCACCCGCTGGCGATCCCGGCGCTGCGGCCCCAGCAGGTGGTGGTCACCGGTCGGCCGACGCTCCACCGTGCCGTCACCCGGCTGCTGGCGGACCCGGACGTCGACCTCGTGATCCTCGACGCCGGCCCGCGCTCGCCCAACCCCACCGGGAGCGCCGCCGAGCTCGCCGATTCCGTCCTCACCGGGTGGGGCGTGGACCAGGGGTGGACCGAGACCACCGCCCGCGCCGACGCCCGCGCCCGCGCCGCCGTGGACCGGCTACTGGACCGGCACCTCGAGTCCGGCGCGCCGACGGGTCTGCACGTGGCGCGCGCCGTGGCCCGCGGGGTCCGGGCCGGGGACAACCTCGTGGTGGGCGCCTCCAACGCCGTGCGGGACCTGTCGTTCGTGGGTCCGCTCGACCCGGATGTGGCGATGTACGCCAACCGCGGGGCGTCGGGGATCGACGGAACGGTCTCCACCGCGATCGGGGTCGCGCTCTCCGCCCCGGGGCGGACCGTCGCGTTGGTCGGCGACCTCACCTTCCTGCACGACGTGTCCGGGCTGCTGCTCGGGCCGCGGGAACGTCACCCCGACGATCTGACGATCGTGGTGGCCGACGACGACGGCGGCGGCATCTTCTCCCTGCTCGAGCAGGGGGACCCGCGCCTGGCCGCCGACTTCGAGCGCGTCTTCGGCACCCCGCACGGCACCGATCTGGGAGCCCTGTGCGCGGGTTTCGGGGTGCCCTTCACCGACACCGACCCCGCCGGTCTCGAGGCCCTGCTCGCGCAGCCGGCGTTCCCGCACGGGCACCGGGACATCGTCCCCGAGGGGCTGCGGGTGGTGCGGGTCGCGACAGACAGGCAGGGTCTGCGCGACCTCCACGCGGCCCTGCGCGCGGAAGCCGTGGCGGACGGGTGA
- a CDS encoding DinB family protein — MDWTAQLVDQLEYHWNGHLRPRLEGMTDAEYHFSPAADERTWDIRPRGAGTAPMQGGEGEFTIDFEFPEPVPAPFTTIAWRIGHVVVGVLGARWHSHFGGPPHDYMTHTYAGDAAGGLAQLERTYVGWMEGVRALDPETLARPIGESEGPWADYPMAALVLHINREVIHHGAEMCLLRDLYAHTR; from the coding sequence ATCGACTGGACAGCCCAGCTCGTCGACCAACTCGAATACCACTGGAACGGCCACCTGCGGCCGCGCCTGGAGGGGATGACCGACGCCGAGTACCACTTCTCCCCCGCGGCCGACGAGCGCACCTGGGACATCCGCCCCCGCGGGGCCGGCACCGCGCCCATGCAGGGCGGCGAGGGCGAATTCACCATCGACTTCGAGTTCCCTGAACCCGTCCCCGCCCCGTTCACGACCATCGCGTGGCGGATCGGCCACGTCGTCGTCGGGGTCCTGGGCGCCCGGTGGCACTCCCACTTCGGCGGACCGCCCCACGACTACATGACCCACACCTACGCCGGGGACGCCGCGGGCGGACTCGCCCAACTCGAGCGCACCTACGTCGGCTGGATGGAGGGCGTGCGGGCGCTGGACCCCGAGACGCTCGCCCGACCCATCGGCGAGTCCGAGGGACCGTGGGCCGACTACCCCATGGCCGCCCTGGTCCTGCACATCAACCGTGAGGTCATCCACCACGGGGCCGAGATGTGCCTGCTGCGGGACCTCTACGCGCACACCCGCTGA
- a CDS encoding 1,4-dihydroxy-2-naphthoyl-CoA synthase, translating into MTESSAPQDQAANPFDPSQWREVEGFRNGEDLTDLTYHRHVGEGRVNGIVRIAFDRPDVRNAFRPHTVDELYRVFDHARRSPDVGTILFTGNGPSSRDGGWAFCSGGDQRIRGRSGYQYSTEHDSDVAGATADKVDEARVKAEGGRLHILEVQRLIRTMPKVVICLVNGWAAGGGHSLHVVSDLTLASREHARFKQTDADVGSFDAGYGSAYLAKQVGQKFAREIFFLGQAYTAEEMFQMGAVNRVVDHAELENTAIEWARQINGKSPTAQRMLKFAFNLTDDGLMGQQVFAGEATRLAYMTDEAVEGRDAFLEKREPNWDDYPYYY; encoded by the coding sequence ATGACCGAGAGCAGCGCACCGCAGGACCAGGCCGCCAACCCCTTCGATCCGTCGCAGTGGCGGGAGGTCGAGGGCTTCCGGAACGGGGAGGACCTGACCGACCTGACCTACCACCGCCACGTGGGCGAGGGCCGGGTCAACGGGATAGTGCGGATCGCGTTCGACCGGCCCGACGTTCGCAACGCCTTCCGCCCGCACACGGTGGACGAGCTGTACCGGGTCTTCGACCATGCGCGCCGCTCCCCCGACGTCGGCACCATCCTGTTCACCGGCAACGGGCCCAGCTCGCGCGATGGCGGGTGGGCGTTCTGCTCGGGCGGCGACCAGCGGATCCGGGGCCGGTCCGGCTACCAGTACTCGACCGAGCACGATTCGGACGTCGCCGGCGCCACGGCCGACAAGGTCGACGAGGCGCGCGTGAAGGCCGAGGGCGGGCGGCTGCACATCCTCGAGGTGCAGCGGCTCATCCGCACCATGCCGAAGGTCGTCATCTGCCTGGTCAACGGGTGGGCGGCCGGCGGCGGGCACTCGTTGCACGTGGTGAGCGACCTGACCCTGGCCTCCCGCGAGCACGCCCGGTTCAAGCAGACCGACGCGGATGTGGGCTCGTTCGACGCCGGCTACGGCAGTGCCTACCTGGCCAAGCAGGTGGGCCAGAAGTTCGCGCGCGAGATCTTCTTCCTGGGCCAGGCCTACACCGCCGAGGAGATGTTCCAGATGGGCGCGGTCAACCGGGTCGTGGACCACGCCGAGCTGGAGAACACCGCGATCGAGTGGGCGCGGCAGATCAACGGCAAGTCGCCCACGGCGCAGCGGATGCTGAAGTTCGCGTTCAACCTCACCGACGACGGGCTCATGGGCCAGCAGGTGTTCGCCGGCGAGGCCACCCGTCTGGCGTACATGACCGACGAGGCGGTGGAGGGCCGGGACGCGTTCCTCGAGAAGCGCGAGCCCAACTGGGACGACTACCCGTACTACTACTGA
- a CDS encoding DinB family protein — protein MPLFPATRDTERENLLEWIDAALVNARSIVHGLTGDQLRTCPVPTSELTLGWLILHIGEVAEGWLGRAAAAPDAPDTGRSLPEQFAWAKTVNRADPDATAEEILAEFDRRHAAALEHLRDADLDAPVPVPTEMPWFPPGLPPFNGRWAALHALNEIARHSGHADILREAVDNRTMYELIAEDQSIDMSYIGAWFAAHPEVPAPQW, from the coding sequence ATGCCCTTGTTCCCCGCCACCCGCGACACCGAGCGAGAGAACCTGCTCGAATGGATCGACGCCGCGCTCGTCAACGCCCGGTCGATCGTCCACGGCCTCACCGGCGATCAGCTCCGCACGTGCCCCGTGCCCACCAGCGAGCTGACGCTGGGGTGGCTCATCCTGCACATCGGCGAGGTCGCCGAGGGCTGGCTGGGCCGCGCCGCCGCCGCACCCGACGCACCCGACACCGGCCGATCACTGCCCGAGCAGTTCGCCTGGGCCAAGACCGTGAACCGGGCCGACCCCGACGCCACCGCCGAGGAGATCCTCGCCGAGTTCGACCGACGGCACGCCGCCGCGCTCGAGCACCTGCGCGACGCCGACCTGGACGCGCCGGTACCGGTGCCCACCGAGATGCCGTGGTTTCCTCCCGGCCTACCGCCGTTCAACGGTCGCTGGGCGGCGCTGCACGCACTGAACGAGATCGCCCGACACTCCGGGCACGCCGACATCCTGCGCGAGGCGGTCGACAACCGCACGATGTACGAGTTGATCGCCGAGGACCAGAGCATCGACATGTCCTACATCGGGGCCTGGTTCGCCGCGCACCCGGAGGTGCCGGCGCCGCAGTGGTGA
- a CDS encoding DUF3592 domain-containing protein: MTAAATVTARQIRRARRIRWGVRVVAVTAGVFSLLTAVLIVLACFVDDQRIDGDMGSATATVTEVTDRRAAVEFDAGGGRTVRPVTGVFYPTGLVEGQRVQVEFRRANPDLVRVSGRSWTVAVVPALSVPAVVIPLAALAYAAASPRVHPAAPRIRRLVSR, translated from the coding sequence GTGACCGCCGCGGCCACGGTCACGGCACGCCAGATCCGTCGCGCCCGCCGCATCCGGTGGGGCGTACGGGTGGTGGCCGTGACCGCAGGAGTGTTCTCGCTGCTCACGGCGGTGCTCATCGTGCTGGCGTGCTTCGTCGACGACCAGCGGATCGACGGGGACATGGGCAGCGCCACCGCGACCGTCACCGAGGTCACGGACCGGCGGGCCGCCGTGGAGTTCGACGCCGGCGGCGGCCGGACCGTCCGCCCGGTGACGGGCGTGTTCTACCCGACCGGGCTCGTCGAAGGGCAGCGGGTGCAGGTCGAGTTCCGCCGCGCCAACCCGGACCTCGTGCGGGTCTCCGGCCGCAGCTGGACCGTCGCGGTGGTGCCCGCCCTGTCCGTGCCCGCGGTGGTCATCCCGCTGGCGGCACTCGCCTATGCCGCCGCGTCGCCGAGGGTTCACCCGGCGGCACCACGAATTCGACGCCTCGTCTCCCGCTGA
- a CDS encoding YafY family protein has protein sequence MNDDRMPTTQRVLALLDLLQRRSVWTGDELAAELGVTTRSIRRDVDRLRDLGYPVESERGAGGGYRLGSGRRLPPLLLDDREAVAVAIALRLAAGGAVAGVGEHALRALTKLDQVMPGRLRERVADVTESMVAVPGSDTPVEPEMLIDLGHAVRGTEQVRLAYRDRAGRDTERRVEPYRIVVLGRRWYLLSYDLDRADWRTFRLDRIRAVHRSRWRFTPRPDVPDPAAHVQYAVTAAPYQHLARVLVFAPADAVVEQFPPTYGTVTELRPSDHPDGPACRLETGGADLEVLAWYLGRLPGPFTVESPDGLRERLAELAERLTLAAGSPPHPD, from the coding sequence ATGAACGACGACAGGATGCCGACCACCCAGCGTGTGCTGGCCCTTCTCGACCTCCTGCAACGGCGATCGGTGTGGACGGGCGACGAGTTGGCGGCCGAGCTGGGCGTGACCACCCGGTCGATCCGCCGCGACGTCGACCGGCTGCGTGACCTGGGGTATCCGGTGGAGTCCGAGCGCGGCGCGGGTGGTGGGTACCGGCTGGGGTCGGGCCGGCGGTTGCCGCCGCTGTTGCTCGACGACCGCGAGGCCGTGGCCGTGGCGATCGCCCTGCGGCTGGCCGCGGGCGGCGCCGTGGCGGGCGTCGGGGAGCACGCGCTGCGCGCCCTGACCAAGCTGGACCAGGTCATGCCCGGACGGCTGCGCGAGCGGGTCGCCGACGTCACCGAGTCGATGGTCGCGGTCCCCGGCTCGGACACCCCGGTCGAGCCGGAGATGCTCATCGACCTGGGACATGCGGTCCGGGGCACCGAGCAGGTGCGGTTGGCGTACCGGGATCGGGCGGGCCGGGACACCGAGCGTCGGGTGGAGCCGTACCGGATCGTCGTCCTGGGCCGGCGCTGGTACCTGCTGTCCTACGACCTCGACCGCGCGGACTGGCGCACCTTCCGCCTCGACCGCATCCGGGCCGTGCACCGCAGCCGGTGGCGCTTCACGCCCCGCCCGGACGTGCCCGATCCGGCCGCGCACGTCCAGTACGCCGTGACCGCGGCGCCGTACCAACACCTGGCCCGGGTGCTGGTGTTCGCGCCCGCGGACGCGGTGGTCGAGCAGTTCCCGCCCACCTACGGCACGGTCACCGAGCTCCGCCCCTCCGACCACCCCGACGGTCCGGCCTGCCGGCTGGAGACCGGGGGCGCGGATCTCGAGGTGCTGGCCTGGTACCTCGGTCGGTTGCCGGGCCCGTTCACCGTGGAGTCGCCGGACGGGCTGCGGGAGCGGCTGGCGGAGCTGGCCGAGCGGCTCACGCTCGCGGCCGGATCGCCGCCCCACCCCGACTAG
- a CDS encoding WS/DGAT domain-containing protein, giving the protein MAANDGVRIPLRDQLWLLMDRPDNLMYINCLVWFAEIPDWDEVARAIQTRMVDAYPVFHRIPVRRGRRWYWVDDPDYDIANHLVHSRLPEPGGRAEAEAYVAEQMAVQLPKGQPMWRAEFIEGYFGHEATQAGALILFRVQHGVVDGIRLTQLVLGLCDHEDDSPLPSVGRDLAPSGGGILGAVTGAGAGLAKDSWGIARGLTGATVRFPVTLARLARDVAAPGRSLTRVPTRLVESLTDNISAENRTANTYRGVFRLLFEPRSADLSWSGKSHAEKKVSWISGLDLAAVKRVAKVHDTTVTTVMLAAVSKALTQYLDTQGDRRVSDINLMVPMAVSPVGDELPDELGNHITLILMRLPLWIDDTDELLEAITTSMTRVRYSLEPHVNFATMLTVAVTPGPVAHAVIDLFANKTVGQLTSVPGPVSAVTLAGTPVAGMLGWVPMSGDQALGICIFSYNGKVSVGIATDAELIPEPGAVAGMIEGQFTSFDGWYDED; this is encoded by the coding sequence ATGGCGGCGAACGACGGGGTCCGGATCCCCCTGCGCGACCAGCTGTGGCTGCTCATGGACCGCCCGGACAACCTCATGTACATCAACTGCCTGGTGTGGTTCGCCGAGATCCCCGACTGGGACGAGGTCGCCCGGGCCATCCAGACGAGGATGGTCGACGCCTATCCGGTGTTCCACCGCATCCCCGTCCGCAGAGGCCGTCGCTGGTACTGGGTGGACGACCCCGACTACGACATCGCCAACCACCTCGTGCACAGCCGCCTGCCAGAACCGGGCGGTCGCGCCGAGGCCGAGGCGTACGTCGCCGAACAGATGGCGGTGCAGCTGCCGAAGGGCCAGCCGATGTGGCGCGCCGAGTTCATCGAGGGCTATTTCGGGCACGAGGCGACGCAGGCGGGCGCGCTGATCCTGTTCCGCGTCCAGCACGGCGTGGTCGACGGGATCCGGCTCACGCAACTCGTGCTGGGCCTGTGCGACCACGAGGACGACTCGCCGTTGCCCAGCGTGGGCCGGGATCTCGCGCCCTCCGGCGGCGGCATCCTCGGGGCGGTCACCGGCGCCGGCGCCGGGCTGGCCAAGGACTCGTGGGGAATCGCGCGGGGGCTGACCGGCGCCACCGTCCGGTTCCCGGTGACCCTGGCCCGCCTGGCGCGGGACGTCGCGGCCCCCGGCCGGTCGCTGACGCGGGTCCCGACCCGCTTGGTGGAGTCGTTGACGGACAACATCAGCGCCGAGAACCGGACCGCGAACACCTACCGGGGCGTTTTCCGGTTGCTGTTCGAGCCGCGATCGGCCGACCTGTCGTGGAGCGGCAAGTCGCACGCGGAGAAGAAGGTCTCCTGGATCTCGGGGCTGGACCTGGCGGCGGTCAAGCGGGTGGCGAAGGTGCACGACACGACCGTCACGACCGTGATGCTGGCCGCCGTGTCCAAGGCGCTCACGCAGTACCTCGACACCCAGGGCGACCGGCGGGTCTCCGATATCAACCTCATGGTGCCGATGGCGGTCTCCCCGGTCGGCGACGAGCTGCCCGACGAGCTGGGCAATCACATCACTCTCATCCTCATGCGGCTGCCGCTGTGGATCGACGACACCGACGAGCTGCTCGAGGCGATCACCACGTCGATGACCCGGGTGCGCTATTCGCTCGAGCCGCACGTCAACTTCGCCACGATGCTCACCGTGGCCGTCACGCCCGGCCCGGTGGCGCACGCCGTGATCGACCTGTTCGCCAACAAGACCGTCGGCCAGCTGACCTCGGTGCCCGGGCCCGTCTCCGCGGTCACCCTCGCCGGTACGCCGGTGGCGGGGATGCTCGGCTGGGTGCCGATGAGCGGCGACCAGGCGCTCGGGATCTGCATCTTCAGCTACAACGGAAAGGTCTCCGTGGGCATCGCCACCGACGCCGAACTCATTCCCGAACCGGGGGCGGTGGCGGGGATGATCGAGGGCCAGTTCACGTCGTTCGACGGCTGGTACGACGAGGACTGA
- a CDS encoding o-succinylbenzoate synthase yields the protein MTSVPGPESIDDLLARVRVVALPMRVRFRGITEREVALIEGPAGWGEFGPFAEYDDPEAAHWLASALEMAWQGPPPALRSRVPVNATVPAVAAGEVAGVLDRFPGCTTVKVKVAEKGQQLVDDVARVAAVLQARPGARVRVDANGAWSVAEAAHAIRVLDQAVRADDVARAPGSGPVSLDGPGLEYAEQPCATVEELVELRARLAADGVHVDVAADESIRRADDPLRVVRAGGADRAVVKVAPLGGPRRLLSVAAELGVPVTVSSALDSAVGVAAGVAAAAAMPGGAGRGRPGSDDDDEIPAAGLGTGGFFVEDVVEPGTFSLEDGCLPVRPVAPDLARLEGLRVSGEVRDWWLDRIRRCHELL from the coding sequence ATGACATCCGTACCGGGCCCCGAGTCGATCGACGATCTGCTCGCCCGTGTGCGCGTGGTGGCCCTGCCGATGCGGGTGCGGTTCCGCGGCATCACCGAGCGGGAGGTGGCGCTGATCGAGGGCCCGGCGGGGTGGGGCGAGTTCGGCCCCTTCGCGGAGTACGACGATCCCGAGGCCGCCCACTGGCTCGCCTCCGCGCTGGAGATGGCGTGGCAGGGACCGCCGCCGGCGCTGCGCTCCCGGGTCCCGGTCAACGCCACGGTCCCGGCGGTCGCTGCCGGCGAGGTCGCGGGCGTCCTCGACCGGTTCCCGGGCTGCACGACGGTCAAGGTCAAGGTGGCCGAGAAAGGGCAGCAGCTCGTCGACGACGTCGCCCGCGTCGCCGCCGTCCTGCAGGCCCGCCCGGGCGCGCGCGTGCGGGTGGACGCCAACGGGGCGTGGTCGGTCGCCGAGGCGGCCCACGCGATCCGGGTGCTGGACCAGGCGGTGCGTGCGGACGACGTCGCGCGGGCCCCGGGCAGCGGTCCGGTGTCGCTGGACGGGCCGGGCCTGGAGTACGCCGAACAGCCCTGCGCGACGGTGGAGGAACTGGTCGAGCTGCGGGCCCGGTTGGCGGCCGACGGAGTGCACGTGGACGTGGCCGCCGACGAGTCGATCCGCCGCGCCGACGACCCGCTGCGCGTCGTCCGGGCGGGTGGTGCCGACAGGGCGGTGGTCAAGGTCGCGCCGCTCGGGGGGCCGCGCCGCCTGCTCTCCGTCGCCGCCGAGCTCGGGGTGCCGGTGACGGTCTCCAGTGCGCTCGACTCGGCGGTGGGGGTCGCCGCGGGGGTCGCCGCGGCTGCCGCGATGCCCGGTGGTGCCGGGCGTGGCCGTCCCGGATCCGACGACGACGACGAGATCCCCGCCGCCGGACTGGGCACCGGCGGGTTCTTCGTCGAGGACGTCGTCGAACCGGGCACGTTCTCCCTGGAGGACGGCTGCCTCCCGGTCCGCCCGGTGGCGCCGGACCTGGCGCGACTGGAGGGCCTGCGTGTGAGCGGCGAGGTCCGCGACTGGTGGCTGGACCGGATCCGCCGCTGCCACGAGCTCCTCTGA